The Astyanax mexicanus isolate ESR-SI-001 chromosome 8, AstMex3_surface, whole genome shotgun sequence sequence TCAAACACTACACCAGCAGGAAAGCAACGTAGTTAAGGATGCCAATTCTGCCCTTGCTGTTGAAAATGCAGCTACTAATGCTGCACTAGATGATCTTGTGAAAGAAACCACAAAGTTGGCTGGGTTCTTCCATGCTGAGCTCTCCTTAGCAGCagataaaaataatgctgtcccAGCTTCAGCTGCTCACACAGGGCCTCCTGTACTGCTGTCCCAGCTGCCTCTAGAGCCCTACCTCCGCCAGGAGGAGCAAAACACCAAGGCCTTGGCTGCCTACACACAGCGGCAGTTCTTCCAGGGCATCTCTGACATGGTGGAGACCTCATCCTCCAAGCGCTTCCAGCCAATGGAGCTGAGCTGCTGCAGTGAgagtgaggaggaagaggatgagaaGGTGGTGGGAAACAGGAGGAAGGAGATGGCTCAGCTGCAGTGGGCTCACATGGTGGCCCAGTACCAGCTACTGAAGGAGCAGGCCGAGGAGAAGGGAGCCCAGGTGCTGAAAGAGTGGTTCACTGAGCAGCTCAACAGCCAAACACAGGTACGGCACTTAGCAAGGAGAAGAATATTATGCTTTTAATGCTGTTTAGACTTTTCAAGTTCCCCTGCTCAAATACTTCAAATATAACTTGCAGTGTTTTAGTATTGGAAATTGTTCAGATATAAAGTAAAACAGAGTGAATTGGTAAAAATTCTCCACCACTGCATTTCTGATAAGTAAGAGGGTTCAGACCAAGCAAGATGTGTGAGAAAGCACCCTTAATACTCAGCTACAAGCAGTTTCACAGAAATTATTTTTTGATTGTTATTAATATGGTTCCTGATGCCTCAGAAGGGTTTTGCCAAAAAGTGTCTTTGCTGTATGCATTAAACGTGAAGAGCTGTGAATACTCATGTATCTGTGTATCAGTCTGAAGTAATGGTTGTAATCCCCCTTAAAATACCAGAATTTGTAGGTGTGCTTCAGACGATGGTTTACCTAACTATGCTGGAGTCTCACCCTCCAAGATTCATTAGCTCTGTCCCACAAttcaaataatgtgtttttagaaagaaaattggtgtttaacatttctaaaatgttGTTGTAATGAGTTCATCATCAAAATTCATTAAGATTTTACGGAGTGTGGGGGTGATTTGTCCAGCTTAAGGATTATCTGTGTTCTGTTACACCAATAGTGGAAACTATAGATGTTTAAAGCTATTATATTGTcataaatatctctctctctgtctgtctgtctctctgtagccTCTTGGCTCCTTGCTGGCATCATGGCGTGAGCCTGCCCTGCGCTCTGAGCTTCTCTCTATCCAGTCCGATCTCGATTCGCTGATGCGTGACACTGTCCGCTCTGCTCTCCGGGACAGCGCCCGACTGCTGAATGTGCCTGTGGTGCGTGGTGACCTGGCCCTTCAGATCGCCCGGCAGAACTATTACACTGCTCGACAGGCAGAGGTCAGGGACCAGCTCCTTCGCCAGAAGGCCTCATTTGAACTGGTGCGTCTGGCCCAGGACGCAGAGCTCCGTGGGGTGAAGAGAACAGtgtcagagctgcaggaggtgaTCCAGAGATTGGAGGGTGCAGCTGAGGCTGTGTTGAATAGGGGGAACACACTGACCCAGCCTGAACTCACCCAAACGCCCTGTCTGGGATCTAACGCAAAGACTAAGGTCATCGGGTCTAAAGATGCAGCCTTTAGTAGGTAAGAAATTAGTAAACGTAGATTGTTCCACATTCTTTATTGGTCTCACTGAAAGTTGTAGTTTTGCACTTGAGCTACAATGCTATATTCAGACTGCAAGCAAAGATGCTTGATAACATTAGATTTC is a genomic window containing:
- the LOC103041990 gene encoding HAUS augmin-like complex subunit 3 isoform X5, with amino-acid sequence MLNGERYVEALSQLGYPGASSLKGSEFDWLFDAEPDNLHLLRFFCHRLNHNNVLTPEEVQAFQVLRDSGKPILDEATLQDLLKTCGPTDGSVASRGALPSLCGEGDVSAEDLEAELQVLRKEKQLKLRRLKKLQVLAASRGADTSAAQTLHQQESNVVKDANSALAVENAATNAALDDLVKETTKLAGFFHAELSLAADKNNAVPASAAHTGPPVLLSQLPLEPYLRQEEQNTKALAAYTQRQFFQGISDMVETSSSKRFQPMELSCCSESEEEEDEKVVGNRRKEMAQLQWAHMVAQYQLLKEQAEEKGAQVLKEWFTEQLNSQTQPLGSLLASWREPALRSELLSIQSDLDSLMRDTVRSALRDSARLLNVPVVRGDLALQIARQNYYTARQAEVRDQLLRQKASFELVRLAQDAELRGVKRTVSELQEVIQRLEGAAEAVLNRGNTLTQPELTQTPCLGSNAKTKVIGSKDAAFSRLLQILELGKVTDEFKDPLQTYGKLEAEASGLQRELLSVHEALDRASREQGYFGARLERDRDSVERAAYSLIVQPLLRPQELSLSLGELEEKQKHLYKLLQDIVGDLRIKRAHLEQRATLRRERELYVYFHLNPTLLSKAVREMEARTGTK
- the LOC103041990 gene encoding HAUS augmin-like complex subunit 3 isoform X4 — its product is MLNGERYVEALSQLGYPGASSLKGSEFDWLFDAEPDNLHLLRFFCHRLNHNNVLTPEEVQAFQVLRDSGKPILDEATLQDLLKTCGPTDGSVASRGALPSLCGEGDVSAEDLEAELQVLRKEKQLKLRRLKKLQVLAASRGADTSAAQTLHQQESNVVKDANSALAVENAATNAALDDLVKETTKLAGFFHAELSLAADKNNAVPASAAHTGPPVLLSQLPLEPYLRQEEQNTKALAAYTQRQFFQGISDMVETSSSKRFQPMELSCCSESEEEEDEKVVGNRRKEMAQLQWAHMVAQYQLLKEQAEEKGAQVLKEWFTEQLNSQTQPLGSLLASWREPALRSELLSIQSDLDSLMRDTVRSALRDSARLLNVPVVRGDLALQIARQNYYTARQAEVRDQLLRQKASFELVRLAQDAELRGVKRTVSELQEVIQRLEGAAEAVLNRGNTLTQPELTQTPCLGSNAKTKVIGSKDAAFSRLLQILELGKVTDEFKDPLQTYGKLEAEASGLQRELLSVHEALDRASREQGYFGARLERDRDSVERAAYSLIVQPLLRPQVRATAPPAQELCPNAQELSLSLGELEEKQKHLYKLLQDIVGDLRIKRAHLEQRATLRRERELYVYFHLNPTLLSKAVREMEARTGTK